One genomic region from Arthrobacter sp. FB24 encodes:
- a CDS encoding M18 family aminopeptidase, with product MPSHATAAHHIQDLGAYVSASPSSFHAVQEAASRLDRAGFTGLDELAAWPAGGGTDGGAAGRFYVVRDGALIAWLTPKNAGPTTGFNILGAHTDSPSFKLKPKPTTGKFGWLQAGVEVYGGPLLNSWLDRELQLAGRLVMLDGKQCLTATGPLLRFPQLAIHLDRAVNEGLALDKQQHMNPVFGLGDPGAEDLLALLAERATAAAPGLAPVDPAQIGGYDVVVADTQPAAVFGARGEFFASGRLDNLSATHAGLAALIAHAEAGNHPDGGPIAVLAAFDHEEIGSNSRSGACGPLLEDVLVRISDGLGASVSQRRQALAASFCVSADAGHAVHPNYAERHDPVNRPVLNGGPLLKINANQRYATDGPGAAFWARLCADAGVPYQEFVSNNVMPCGSTIGPLTATRLGIRTVDVGVPLLSMHSARELCGVEDPFRLARVTELFFRTAA from the coding sequence ATGCCTTCCCACGCCACTGCCGCACACCACATCCAGGACCTCGGCGCGTACGTCAGCGCCTCGCCGTCGAGCTTTCACGCAGTACAGGAAGCCGCGAGCCGGCTGGACCGGGCGGGCTTCACCGGCCTGGACGAACTGGCGGCGTGGCCGGCCGGCGGTGGCACGGATGGCGGCGCGGCAGGGCGGTTCTATGTGGTCCGCGACGGCGCCCTGATCGCATGGTTGACGCCGAAGAATGCCGGCCCGACCACCGGCTTCAACATCCTCGGGGCCCACACCGATTCGCCGTCGTTCAAACTCAAGCCCAAGCCCACCACGGGAAAATTCGGCTGGCTGCAGGCCGGTGTGGAAGTCTACGGCGGCCCCCTGCTCAATTCCTGGCTGGACCGGGAACTGCAGCTGGCCGGCCGGCTGGTGATGCTGGACGGTAAGCAGTGCCTGACCGCCACGGGGCCGCTGCTGAGGTTCCCGCAGCTCGCCATCCACCTGGACCGCGCGGTCAATGAGGGCCTGGCGCTGGACAAGCAGCAGCACATGAATCCCGTCTTTGGGCTCGGCGATCCGGGAGCTGAGGACCTCCTCGCGCTGCTGGCGGAACGGGCCACTGCAGCGGCGCCCGGCTTGGCGCCGGTGGATCCCGCACAGATCGGCGGGTACGACGTAGTCGTGGCGGACACGCAGCCGGCCGCGGTTTTCGGGGCCAGGGGTGAGTTCTTTGCCTCCGGACGGCTGGACAACCTGTCCGCCACCCATGCGGGACTGGCCGCGCTCATCGCCCACGCCGAAGCCGGGAACCATCCGGACGGGGGGCCCATCGCGGTGCTGGCGGCGTTCGATCACGAGGAGATCGGCTCCAATTCGCGGTCGGGGGCCTGCGGACCGCTCCTCGAGGACGTTTTGGTGCGTATCTCGGACGGCCTCGGAGCGTCGGTCAGCCAGCGCCGGCAGGCCCTGGCGGCGTCGTTCTGCGTGTCGGCCGATGCCGGCCACGCGGTGCACCCGAACTACGCGGAGCGCCATGACCCGGTCAACCGGCCGGTGCTCAACGGCGGCCCGTTGCTTAAGATCAACGCCAACCAGCGCTACGCGACCGACGGCCCGGGTGCCGCCTTCTGGGCGCGGCTGTGCGCCGACGCGGGGGTCCCGTACCAGGAGTTCGTCTCGAACAACGTGATGCCGTGCGGGTCCACCATCGGACCGCTGACGGCGACGCGGCTGGGCATCAGGACCGTGGACGTGGGCGTGCCGTTGCTGTCCATGCACTCCGCCCGTGAACTCTGCGGCGTGGAAGACCCGTTCCGGCTGGCCCGTGTGACGGAATTGTTCTTCCGGACGGCGGCTTAG
- a CDS encoding intradiol ring-cleavage dioxygenase codes for MTTSTQLPREPHPDHDRGLEFDLSTLMSRRSLGLFFGAGTAAAALAACTPGGSASGTASTTAAASSSATNTPASSVTGSATPSTSPTLTRAIAECGVEIPQETAGPYPGDGSNGPNVLEASGVVRQDITASFGTSTTKAEGIPLTVTLTLLDNASGCKPLAGAAVYAWHCDRDGKYSMYDAGLENENFLRGVQEADANGQVSFTTIYPGAYNGRWPHIHFEVFESMSNTTAAGQVLAVSQIAMTEAACNEVYATAGYESSARNFPNTTLTSDNVFGDDGGIHQLATMSGSVAGGFSAGLNVTV; via the coding sequence ATGACAACCTCAACGCAACTTCCCCGCGAGCCCCATCCCGACCATGACCGCGGCCTGGAATTCGACCTCTCCACCCTGATGAGCCGGCGTTCCCTGGGCCTTTTTTTCGGCGCCGGCACAGCCGCCGCGGCGCTGGCGGCCTGCACTCCCGGCGGGTCCGCTTCCGGAACCGCGAGCACGACGGCGGCCGCCAGCAGTTCCGCAACCAACACCCCGGCTTCGTCAGTGACAGGGTCCGCCACACCATCCACATCACCCACGCTAACCCGGGCCATCGCCGAATGCGGCGTGGAAATTCCGCAGGAAACAGCTGGGCCTTATCCCGGGGACGGTTCCAACGGGCCCAACGTCCTGGAGGCGTCCGGCGTGGTCCGGCAGGACATCACCGCCAGCTTCGGAACCTCCACCACCAAGGCGGAAGGCATCCCGCTGACGGTCACCCTGACTCTCCTGGACAACGCCAGCGGCTGCAAACCCCTTGCCGGCGCCGCCGTCTACGCCTGGCACTGCGACCGGGACGGCAAATACTCGATGTACGACGCCGGACTTGAAAATGAGAACTTCCTCCGCGGTGTCCAGGAAGCGGATGCCAACGGGCAGGTGTCTTTCACCACCATCTACCCCGGGGCATACAACGGACGTTGGCCGCACATCCACTTCGAAGTCTTCGAATCCATGAGCAACACCACAGCGGCCGGCCAGGTGCTGGCGGTCTCCCAGATCGCCATGACGGAAGCCGCCTGCAACGAGGTCTACGCCACGGCAGGCTATGAGTCCAGCGCCCGGAATTTTCCGAACACCACGCTCACCTCGGACAACGTGTTTGGCGACGACGGCGGCATCCACCAGCTGGCCACCATGTCCGGTTCAGTGGCCGGCGGCTTCTCGGCAGGACTCAACGTCACGGTGTAG
- a CDS encoding YegP family protein, with the protein MAGQFELFADDAAEVRFRMIAPDGTVLAVSRPFPDTRSAAAGIEAMRECAGTGLISNLCPSVLEPVKARTMKTPAPSAVAQRAHRKGLCAA; encoded by the coding sequence ATGGCGGGACAATTTGAACTTTTCGCGGACGATGCAGCCGAGGTGCGTTTTAGGATGATCGCCCCCGACGGTACGGTGCTGGCCGTATCCCGGCCGTTTCCGGATACCAGGTCGGCCGCTGCCGGCATCGAGGCAATGCGGGAATGCGCCGGCACGGGCCTGATCAGCAACCTCTGCCCAAGCGTCCTCGAGCCGGTGAAGGCCCGCACCATGAAAACCCCCGCACCTTCGGCAGTCGCACAGCGGGCTCACAGGAAAGGCCTATGCGCGGCATAG
- a CDS encoding Hsp20/alpha crystallin family protein gives MSGALKWSPFESARWPSAQEGTGRTPSSFVGAMARPFEHAHAPSPVSVEEVSVDEYVDGETLVVRAQMPGADPDKDIEVSVAGGVLHIQAGRDGAGGHSEGDRFPSGLRYRRFTRNLPLPEGVTDQDIKVSFRNGVLEVRTPLPTAPGTDAAEKRLPISRD, from the coding sequence ATGTCCGGTGCGTTGAAATGGTCCCCGTTCGAATCGGCCCGGTGGCCATCTGCCCAGGAAGGAACGGGCAGGACACCGTCCTCCTTCGTCGGTGCAATGGCGCGTCCCTTCGAACACGCGCACGCGCCAAGCCCCGTGAGCGTCGAGGAAGTCAGTGTCGACGAGTACGTCGACGGGGAGACCCTCGTGGTCCGGGCACAGATGCCTGGCGCGGATCCGGACAAGGACATTGAGGTTTCCGTGGCCGGCGGAGTGCTGCACATCCAGGCCGGGCGCGATGGGGCCGGCGGCCACTCCGAAGGGGACCGCTTTCCTTCCGGACTGAGGTACCGCCGTTTCACCCGCAACCTGCCGTTGCCGGAGGGGGTGACGGACCAGGACATCAAAGTGTCCTTCCGGAACGGCGTCCTGGAAGTCAGGACCCCTCTTCCCACGGCACCTGGAACCGATGCCGCCGAGAAACGGCTTCCCATTAGCCGCGATTAG
- a CDS encoding amino acid permease — protein sequence MHADQQLSKSLKPRHLSMIAIAGVIGAGLFVGSGAAIQQAGPGILLAYMAAGIVVILVMRMLGEMAAANPETGSFSTYADKALGRWAGFSIGWLYAWFWIIVLGIEATAGAAIMHRWVPGIDQWVWALVLMVLLTLTNLGSVKSYGEFEFWFASIKVAAIVLFLLFGVAAILGLIPGVPAPGLDNLVNNGGFLPNGPGAVLAGILVVVFSFFGAEIATIAAGESENPVDAVKKAVKSTVWRILVFYIGSIAIVVTLLPWNSASVAKSPYVAVIELFGIPGAGTIMDIVVLTSVLSCLNSGLYTASRMLFSLARRGDAPRAWTRISGRGVPASAVLASTVVGFITVGLNYIAPDTVFLFLVNTSGAIALFVWLVIASSQLVLRQRMGAAAKDLALKMWLFPYLTWVAIASIVALLIGMVILESTRESLLLSLGLAAVVVGVGVWRYRKGLGATGTVTEEAAPEEAGVSAGPAS from the coding sequence ATGCACGCTGACCAACAGCTTTCCAAGTCCCTGAAACCACGGCACCTTTCCATGATCGCCATCGCCGGCGTGATCGGGGCCGGGCTCTTTGTGGGTTCCGGTGCTGCCATCCAGCAGGCCGGTCCCGGCATCCTGCTCGCCTACATGGCCGCAGGAATTGTGGTGATCCTGGTGATGCGGATGCTCGGTGAAATGGCTGCAGCCAACCCCGAGACCGGATCGTTCTCCACATACGCGGACAAGGCGCTGGGCCGGTGGGCCGGATTCAGCATCGGCTGGCTCTACGCATGGTTCTGGATCATCGTCCTGGGGATCGAAGCCACCGCCGGTGCGGCCATCATGCACCGCTGGGTTCCGGGCATCGACCAGTGGGTGTGGGCCCTGGTCCTCATGGTCCTCCTGACGCTCACCAACCTGGGCTCGGTGAAATCGTACGGAGAATTCGAGTTCTGGTTCGCCTCCATCAAAGTCGCCGCAATTGTGCTGTTCCTGCTCTTCGGCGTGGCCGCCATCCTGGGCCTGATTCCCGGAGTTCCGGCACCCGGACTGGACAACCTGGTCAACAACGGCGGATTCCTGCCCAACGGCCCCGGAGCAGTCCTCGCCGGCATCCTGGTGGTTGTCTTCTCCTTCTTCGGCGCCGAAATCGCCACCATTGCCGCCGGCGAATCAGAGAACCCGGTGGACGCCGTCAAGAAGGCCGTGAAGTCCACTGTCTGGCGCATCCTGGTGTTCTACATCGGCTCAATTGCCATCGTGGTCACCCTGCTGCCGTGGAACTCCGCATCCGTGGCCAAGAGCCCGTATGTCGCAGTGATTGAACTGTTCGGCATCCCCGGCGCCGGCACCATCATGGACATTGTGGTGCTGACTTCGGTGCTGTCCTGCCTGAACTCCGGCCTCTACACCGCTAGCCGCATGCTGTTCTCCCTCGCCCGCCGCGGGGACGCACCCCGCGCCTGGACAAGGATCTCCGGCCGCGGCGTACCTGCCTCCGCCGTGCTGGCCTCAACCGTGGTCGGGTTCATCACTGTGGGCCTGAACTACATCGCCCCGGACACCGTGTTCCTGTTCCTCGTGAACACCTCGGGTGCGATTGCGCTGTTCGTCTGGCTGGTTATCGCCTCCTCGCAGCTCGTCCTGCGCCAGCGCATGGGTGCCGCCGCCAAGGACCTTGCCCTGAAGATGTGGCTGTTCCCGTACCTGACCTGGGTGGCCATTGCCAGTATCGTCGCGCTGCTGATCGGCATGGTGATCCTGGAATCCACACGGGAGTCGCTGCTGCTTTCACTGGGCCTGGCCGCTGTGGTGGTGGGCGTGGGTGTCTGGCGCTACCGCAAGGGTCTGGGCGCCACTGGCACCGTTACGGAAGAAGCCGCGCCGGAAGAGGCCGGAGTGAGTGCCGGCCCGGCGTCGTAA
- a CDS encoding response regulator has translation MNGNTPIKVLLVDDQPLLRMGFRLILEGEDDLRIVGEASDGAEAIRQVREVDPDVVLMDVRMPVLDGIEATRAVTSSGSHAKVIILTTFDLDEYAFAGLQAGASAFLLKDVAPSELVSAVRVVASGDAVVAPRVTRRLLEAYVREGNPPAVNGQRAGTSAPAAGRGRHSLGEEQQRDPLLEALTPREMEMLEAMAEGLSNAEIAHRFFLSEATVKTHVRRILAKLHLRDRVQAVVYAYETGLVVPSNPDY, from the coding sequence ATGAATGGCAATACACCGATCAAAGTCCTGCTGGTTGATGACCAGCCGCTGCTGAGAATGGGCTTCCGCCTGATCCTTGAGGGCGAGGACGACCTTCGGATCGTGGGGGAAGCATCCGACGGCGCCGAAGCGATCCGGCAGGTCAGGGAAGTGGACCCCGACGTGGTGCTGATGGATGTCCGGATGCCGGTCCTGGACGGAATCGAGGCAACCCGGGCAGTGACCTCGTCCGGCTCCCACGCGAAGGTGATCATCCTGACCACCTTCGATCTCGACGAATACGCCTTCGCCGGGCTGCAGGCGGGCGCTTCGGCGTTTCTGCTCAAGGATGTGGCACCGTCCGAATTGGTGAGTGCCGTGCGTGTGGTGGCGAGCGGCGACGCCGTGGTGGCGCCCCGCGTCACGCGCCGCCTGCTGGAAGCGTACGTCCGGGAGGGCAACCCGCCCGCAGTCAACGGACAACGGGCAGGTACCTCCGCCCCTGCAGCCGGCCGGGGTCGGCATTCGCTCGGAGAAGAGCAGCAGAGGGACCCCCTGCTGGAGGCCCTGACGCCCCGTGAAATGGAGATGCTGGAAGCCATGGCAGAGGGACTGTCCAACGCCGAGATCGCCCACAGGTTCTTCCTTTCCGAGGCGACGGTGAAAACGCACGTGCGCCGGATCCTCGCCAAACTGCATCTCCGGGACAGGGTGCAGGCGGTGGTCTATGCGTATGAGACCGGGCTGGTGGTACCCAGCAATCCGGACTATTAG
- a CDS encoding sensor histidine kinase — protein MNEEPPAKDASTPTQVDASFAELADRRRGRLRRYLYRRPRVMDAVVVLCYLLLVTPTAVDAVLDGGWAATALLAAVAAALLFRRSHPVAVVAVIAVLEVGITVLHPWGSNVSAGLWFALYALAVQRSRRFSITALALANAPLSLLYFLTLVGPLERALPNGGPAAPENSQLVFGIVAGITITLSNVIATGIGISIRQRREHEAEIAAWAARTAALGSVTERNRIAREMHDVVAHSLTVMLTLSDGAAVVVRKSPERAAEVLAEISRTGRTALGDMRRVLGVLRDESPAGQAPRQPLSAGNSLAKLLEGFRTAGLPLHYSHTGPALPEDAAFQLTVYRIVQESLTNVLRYGRALSRVEVGMVRVGGTVIIEVLDDGRGTVGYGAAGPGGPGAAAGGARALGSGQGLTGMRERAGIYGGTVEAGRPAGGGWRVRAVLNWNGDQGKT, from the coding sequence ATGAACGAAGAACCGCCGGCAAAGGACGCATCAACCCCCACCCAGGTTGATGCGTCCTTTGCCGAACTCGCAGACCGCCGCCGCGGCCGACTCCGCCGGTACCTGTACCGGCGGCCCAGGGTCATGGATGCGGTGGTGGTGCTCTGCTACCTGTTGCTGGTCACGCCCACCGCCGTGGACGCCGTGCTCGACGGCGGCTGGGCGGCCACCGCGCTGCTCGCCGCAGTCGCAGCGGCCCTCCTTTTCCGCCGATCCCATCCGGTGGCCGTTGTTGCCGTCATCGCCGTGCTGGAGGTGGGCATCACCGTCCTGCACCCCTGGGGCTCCAACGTTTCCGCGGGGCTGTGGTTTGCGCTGTATGCGTTGGCCGTCCAGCGGTCCCGACGGTTCTCCATCACGGCGCTGGCGCTGGCAAATGCCCCGCTTTCCCTGTTGTACTTCCTTACCCTCGTGGGACCCCTGGAGCGCGCCCTTCCCAACGGCGGCCCCGCAGCGCCGGAGAATTCGCAGCTGGTCTTTGGCATCGTTGCCGGCATCACCATCACGCTGTCCAACGTCATCGCCACCGGCATCGGCATCTCCATCCGGCAGCGGCGGGAACACGAAGCGGAAATCGCGGCCTGGGCGGCCCGGACCGCGGCACTCGGTTCAGTCACCGAACGCAACCGGATCGCCAGGGAGATGCACGACGTCGTGGCCCACTCCCTGACGGTGATGCTCACCCTGTCCGACGGCGCCGCAGTGGTGGTCAGGAAGAGCCCGGAGCGCGCCGCTGAGGTCCTGGCGGAGATTTCCCGGACCGGACGCACGGCCCTGGGAGACATGCGCCGGGTGCTGGGCGTCCTGCGCGACGAGTCGCCGGCGGGCCAGGCGCCCAGGCAACCCCTGAGCGCCGGCAACAGCCTGGCCAAACTTCTCGAGGGCTTCCGCACGGCGGGGCTGCCGCTGCACTATTCGCATACCGGGCCGGCCCTTCCCGAGGACGCGGCCTTCCAACTGACCGTCTACCGGATCGTGCAGGAATCGCTCACCAACGTCCTCCGCTACGGCCGGGCGCTGAGCCGGGTGGAGGTGGGCATGGTCCGGGTGGGCGGGACGGTCATCATTGAAGTGCTCGACGACGGCAGAGGCACGGTGGGGTACGGGGCGGCGGGCCCGGGCGGACCTGGCGCAGCGGCGGGCGGCGCCAGGGCGCTTGGTTCCGGCCAGGGCCTGACCGGCATGCGTGAGCGGGCCGGCATTTACGGCGGTACGGTGGAAGCCGGACGCCCTGCCGGCGGAGGATGGCGCGTCCGGGCAGTTCTGAATTGGAATGGGGACCAAGGAAAAACATGA
- a CDS encoding ABC transporter permease — MGSTTLEPNPSGRRAEGGAGPQAGGPAGQPARPAGNSASPGPGPSFLRVLNSEFIKFRTLLSTLILLGSTMLVMVGFGALAAWSTGQFREQMASDPEAAAQMAAQGGDIAVSAPTSGIAFAQLILGSLGVLLMSSEFTTGMARSTFAAVPKRTPAFVAKFLVVVVVSFVLTGVSTLLAGLVSVPILDNYGLSLDLASSQSVKLLLVNSLYVAAVASIGMSLGSIIRNSAGGIMSLVGLFFVAPIAFQLIPGDFFEEARKYLPGNTVTPLTAVEHMDGTLEVWQAALVLGAWVVIPAALAMVLLKKRDV, encoded by the coding sequence ATGGGCTCTACGACTTTGGAACCAAACCCCTCCGGCCGCAGGGCGGAGGGCGGAGCAGGACCCCAGGCCGGCGGTCCCGCCGGGCAGCCCGCCCGCCCGGCCGGCAATTCGGCATCCCCGGGCCCCGGCCCCAGTTTCCTGCGGGTGCTGAACTCGGAATTCATCAAGTTCCGCACCCTGTTGTCCACGCTGATCCTGCTTGGCTCCACAATGCTGGTGATGGTGGGCTTCGGTGCCCTGGCGGCGTGGTCCACCGGCCAGTTCCGCGAGCAGATGGCATCGGACCCGGAAGCCGCGGCCCAGATGGCGGCCCAGGGCGGGGACATCGCGGTGAGTGCCCCGACGTCGGGCATTGCATTTGCCCAGCTGATCCTCGGATCCCTCGGCGTGCTGCTGATGAGCTCCGAGTTCACCACGGGAATGGCGCGTTCCACGTTCGCAGCCGTGCCGAAGCGGACGCCCGCCTTCGTGGCGAAATTCCTTGTGGTGGTAGTGGTGTCCTTCGTCCTGACAGGGGTCTCGACACTGCTGGCGGGCCTGGTGTCCGTCCCGATCCTGGACAACTACGGCCTGAGCCTGGACCTTGCCAGCTCCCAGTCGGTCAAGCTCCTGCTCGTCAACAGCCTCTACGTGGCGGCGGTGGCCTCCATCGGCATGTCGCTGGGCAGCATCATCCGTAATTCCGCGGGGGGCATCATGAGCCTGGTGGGCCTGTTCTTCGTGGCTCCCATCGCCTTCCAGCTCATTCCCGGCGACTTCTTCGAGGAAGCCCGAAAGTACCTTCCCGGCAACACAGTGACGCCCCTGACTGCAGTGGAACACATGGACGGAACCCTCGAGGTCTGGCAGGCGGCCCTGGTGCTGGGCGCGTGGGTGGTCATCCCGGCAGCCCTGGCCATGGTTCTGCTCAAGAAGCGGGACGTTTGA